In a single window of the Candidatus Omnitrophota bacterium genome:
- a CDS encoding sugar phosphate isomerase/epimerase family protein yields MTKENIARREFLGRSAMAAAGLSLPAIGVQAAKKPAKIRVGINLLLWTDSPTEEHFGLLDTLKKWGYDGAEFPMFQPAGDHWAKLGKHCQEIGLGNTSCVCVPKEADPTHEDAKIRQAAVDFLKRCVDCTHALGGSQICGPLYAPVGKLVGRGRTEEEFKRIVEVMRQACEYAATAQIELAIEPLNRFETYVINSQEDGLKLVDAVSLPNFGLHYDTFHSHIEEKDSPGIIRQAGKRIHHVHISENDRSTPGQGQVHWKEIFRALKDAGYDHWLTIEAFGRSMPAVAAATCIWRKMFESEEQLARDGLKFVRKSWND; encoded by the coding sequence ATGACGAAAGAGAATATCGCACGGAGAGAATTTCTCGGACGAAGCGCAATGGCGGCGGCGGGATTATCGTTGCCCGCGATCGGCGTCCAGGCGGCGAAGAAGCCCGCGAAGATTCGCGTGGGAATCAACTTGCTGCTGTGGACCGATTCGCCGACGGAAGAGCATTTCGGATTGTTGGATACATTGAAGAAATGGGGATACGATGGGGCGGAATTTCCTATGTTCCAACCGGCGGGAGATCATTGGGCCAAATTGGGGAAGCATTGCCAGGAAATTGGATTGGGCAATACGTCCTGCGTTTGCGTTCCCAAGGAAGCCGATCCCACCCACGAAGACGCCAAGATTCGCCAGGCGGCGGTGGATTTTTTAAAGCGATGCGTCGATTGCACCCATGCTTTGGGAGGATCGCAGATCTGCGGCCCGCTTTATGCGCCGGTAGGGAAGTTAGTTGGCAGAGGCCGGACAGAGGAGGAATTTAAGCGCATCGTGGAGGTCATGCGGCAGGCGTGCGAATACGCCGCGACGGCCCAAATCGAATTAGCCATCGAACCGCTCAACCGCTTCGAGACGTATGTTATCAATAGCCAGGAAGACGGATTGAAATTGGTGGACGCCGTCAGCTTGCCCAATTTCGGATTGCATTATGATACGTTTCATTCCCATATCGAAGAGAAAGATTCGCCGGGCATTATCCGCCAGGCGGGCAAGAGGATTCACCACGTTCATATCTCGGAAAACGACCGCAGCACGCCAGGCCAAGGGCAAGTGCATTGGAAAGAAATATTCCGAGCGTTGAAAGACGCCGGTTACGACCATTGGTTGACCATCGAAGCGTTTGGACGCTCCATGCCAGCGGTGGCGGCGGCGACTTGCATCTGGCGAAAGATGTTCGAAAGCGAAGAGCAATTAGCGCGGGATGGATTGAAATTCGTGCGCAAGAGTTGGAACGATTGA
- a CDS encoding ATP-binding protein yields MDRAEKVDKERILDYMKEIAEERDLLVLILDSMIEGMIVIDEEEKVVFVNQSARSILDLGDGSTTPDMPLAKMLNHPGLLSLCRSGIDNSTPLPFLEYELRLPKGRTHVQINIIPLQNREERFGTLFFFIDETEHKEREQKLLEAEKLAALATLTAGMSHEIRNPLNSLSIHLQLLQRHLKKKEIHDAEVEEELSIFNTEIQRLNGVIESFLGAVRPSHPAIKLFDLNSLVTETLTLMEPEFRENGIRVFLHEEGDWPYIEGDRSRLKQSLINLLRNAIEAIVAQTQEERQRKANEIVLSMARRGDKVTLAITDTGKGIPPKDLPHIFEAYFTTKARGTGLGLMIVDRIIREHQGTISAQSELNEGTQIEIALPVAAESPRLLEHDAPKTHDVENSD; encoded by the coding sequence TTGGATCGAGCCGAAAAAGTCGATAAAGAGCGCATCCTCGATTATATGAAAGAGATCGCGGAGGAGCGCGATCTTTTAGTGTTGATTCTCGATTCCATGATCGAAGGCATGATCGTCATCGACGAAGAAGAAAAAGTCGTTTTCGTCAATCAATCCGCCCGTTCCATTCTCGACCTTGGCGACGGTTCGACGACGCCGGATATGCCGCTGGCGAAGATGCTGAATCATCCCGGCCTCTTGAGCCTTTGCCGGAGCGGAATCGACAATTCCACGCCGCTGCCGTTTTTGGAATACGAACTGCGCCTTCCGAAGGGGAGGACGCATGTGCAGATCAATATTATTCCCTTGCAAAACCGGGAGGAGCGTTTTGGCACGTTGTTTTTCTTTATCGACGAGACGGAACACAAGGAGCGCGAACAGAAACTGCTCGAAGCGGAGAAATTGGCCGCGCTGGCGACGCTGACCGCTGGAATGTCCCACGAGATTCGCAATCCGCTCAATTCTCTTTCCATCCATCTCCAATTGCTGCAACGCCATCTCAAGAAAAAGGAGATTCATGACGCCGAAGTGGAGGAAGAGTTATCCATCTTCAACACGGAGATTCAGAGGCTTAACGGCGTCATCGAGAGTTTTCTCGGCGCGGTCCGTCCCTCTCATCCCGCGATAAAGTTATTCGATCTCAATAGTTTGGTAACGGAAACCCTTACGCTCATGGAACCGGAATTCCGGGAAAACGGCATCCGCGTTTTTCTGCACGAAGAGGGCGATTGGCCGTATATCGAGGGAGACCGCTCCCGCTTGAAACAGTCGCTCATCAATCTTCTACGCAACGCCATCGAAGCCATTGTTGCTCAAACGCAAGAAGAACGTCAACGAAAAGCCAACGAGATCGTCCTCAGCATGGCCCGCCGGGGCGATAAAGTAACGCTAGCTATTACGGATACGGGGAAAGGCATACCGCCAAAAGACCTTCCGCATATTTTCGAGGCTTATTTCACCACCAAAGCGCGCGGAACCGGACTAGGCCTGATGATTGTGGATCGCATAATCCGCGAGCACCAGGGAACCATCAGCGCCCAGAGCGAGCTCAACGAAGGAACGCAGATCGAAATCGCACTGCCCGTAGCGGCCGAAAGCCCGCGCCTGCTCGAACACGACGCGCCCAAAACGCATGACGTTGAAAACAGCGATTAG
- a CDS encoding electron transfer flavoprotein subunit beta/FixA family protein, with amino-acid sequence MHIVVCIKMVPDTTLVKIDPVTNTLVREGVPFITNPFDTHAIEEAIRLKDQYGGQVTVLSMGPPAAEFVLRRALSIGADKAILLSDRAFGGADTLATSHVLAEAIKKEQASLPVDLVLCGMQTIDGDTAQVGPGIACRLQFTQLTLVDKILALDLEKRLIRVSRKLESHNEIVEAALPALLTVVRQINTPRYPTVPARLDADAALIPIWSNEVLKMDPNTIGLKGSPTAVRKIFAPQRDKGEIIDALGEKKNEAVGLMVQKLFDWDIVRKD; translated from the coding sequence ATGCATATCGTCGTTTGCATCAAGATGGTGCCGGATACCACCCTAGTCAAAATCGATCCGGTTACCAACACCCTCGTGCGGGAGGGAGTGCCGTTCATCACCAATCCCTTCGATACGCACGCCATCGAAGAAGCGATCCGGTTGAAGGATCAATATGGCGGCCAAGTCACGGTGCTTTCAATGGGACCGCCCGCCGCGGAATTCGTGCTGCGCCGCGCTCTTTCCATCGGCGCCGACAAGGCAATTCTTTTGAGCGACCGCGCCTTTGGCGGCGCCGATACGCTGGCCACCAGCCACGTGCTCGCGGAAGCCATCAAGAAAGAACAGGCGTCTCTTCCCGTCGATCTCGTGCTCTGCGGTATGCAAACCATCGACGGCGACACGGCGCAAGTGGGGCCGGGCATCGCCTGCCGCCTCCAATTTACCCAACTGACGCTGGTCGACAAAATCCTCGCCCTCGATCTCGAAAAAAGACTTATCCGCGTCAGCCGCAAACTGGAGAGCCATAACGAAATCGTCGAAGCGGCCTTGCCCGCTCTGCTCACCGTTGTGCGCCAGATCAATACGCCGCGCTACCCCACCGTGCCCGCCCGTCTGGACGCGGACGCCGCCCTCATTCCCATCTGGTCCAACGAGGTGCTGAAAATGGATCCGAATACCATCGGCCTCAAAGGCTCCCCGACGGCGGTGCGCAAAATCTTCGCTCCCCAGCGGGATAAAGGGGAAATCATCGACGCTCTCGGTGAAAAAAAGAACGAAGCCGTCGGCTTGATGGTCCAAAAACTCTTCGACTGGGACATCGTAAGAAAAGACTAA
- a CDS encoding DUF1778 domain-containing protein: MQKARSSKEAPKTVFLNIRINERQKDMISRAAALRNCSLCEFVIENAYDAAALVLADKTQFVLSPQE; encoded by the coding sequence ATGCAGAAAGCGAGAAGTTCCAAGGAAGCGCCCAAAACGGTTTTTCTGAATATTCGCATAAACGAACGCCAAAAAGACATGATCAGCCGGGCGGCCGCACTTCGCAATTGCAGCCTATGCGAATTTGTGATCGAAAACGCCTATGACGCTGCAGCGCTGGTCTTGGCCGATAAAACGCAGTTTGTCCTCTCTCCGCAAGAATGA